A genome region from Fodinibius salicampi includes the following:
- the coaE gene encoding dephospho-CoA kinase (Dephospho-CoA kinase (CoaE) performs the final step in coenzyme A biosynthesis.), which translates to MVIVGITGGIGSGKSTVCDVWKKEGAYILNADEFAKQLMVDNDEIRSEIKAAFGPESYTAEGELNRKFLSEEAFEKGRVDELNAIIHPRLPAAVRERMKEAAEKGYKVGVYEAALLLESDHLDLFDYLVLVLADEKRRLQWVKERDEASEKQVKSRMNKQRNFENAVSQADIVIRNEGTLEDLKKKAEVVFNKFLHS; encoded by the coding sequence ATGGTTATTGTCGGCATTACGGGAGGGATAGGCAGCGGAAAATCTACCGTTTGTGATGTTTGGAAAAAGGAGGGAGCTTATATCCTTAATGCCGATGAATTTGCCAAGCAGCTGATGGTCGATAACGATGAAATTCGCTCGGAAATAAAGGCTGCTTTTGGTCCTGAATCATATACGGCTGAAGGAGAGCTTAATAGGAAATTTCTCTCGGAAGAAGCCTTTGAAAAGGGGCGGGTGGATGAGCTGAATGCGATTATTCATCCCAGGTTGCCTGCTGCGGTACGCGAACGGATGAAGGAGGCAGCGGAAAAAGGCTATAAGGTAGGCGTTTACGAGGCCGCCTTGTTACTGGAGAGTGATCACCTGGATCTGTTTGATTACCTGGTGTTAGTATTGGCCGATGAGAAGCGCCGGCTCCAGTGGGTCAAAGAACGCGATGAAGCCAGCGAAAAACAGGTAAAGAGCCGGATGAATAAGCAGCGAAACTTTGAGAATGCTGTGAGCCAGGCTGATATTGTGATTCGAAATGAGGGGACACTTGAGGATTTGAAAAAGAAAGCTGAAGTTGTATTTAATAAGTTTTTGCATTCATAA
- the prfB gene encoding peptide chain release factor 2 (programmed frameshift), which produces MNADYLNELFERVDALRGYLDYEQRKVNIIELQEQTQDPNFWNDPDEARRIMKRLDHEKGMVAQWDELDELRDSIRVYQEFLEEGEDVSDELEQEARKLERKLEVLELKNMLRGEDDHRDAILTFNPGAGGTESQDWAEMLYRMYTRWAKKNEFDISVIEYQDGDVAGLKSATIEVSGEYAYGYLKAESGVHRLVRISPFDSNSRRHTSFCSVFVSPVIDDTIEIDVDESDVELQRFHASGAGGQNVNKVETGVRLIWEGQLSDGTEEQVVAECQQERSQHQNREKAMVLLRSKIYELEKQIKEREKQKLEDSKSKIEWGSQIRSYVFHPYNMVKDHRTDHETSSVEDVMDGEIDEFINEYLLSISATEKTE; this is translated from the exons ATCAATGCCGATTATCTGAATGAACTATTTGAGCGCGTGGATGCGCTCAGGGGGTATCTT GACTATGAGCAGAGAAAAGTAAATATCATAGAGCTGCAGGAACAGACCCAGGATCCTAACTTCTGGAACGACCCCGATGAAGCTCGCCGGATTATGAAAAGGCTGGATCATGAAAAAGGCATGGTAGCCCAATGGGATGAACTGGATGAGCTTCGGGATAGTATCCGGGTTTACCAGGAGTTTCTTGAAGAGGGAGAAGATGTATCTGATGAACTTGAGCAGGAAGCCCGCAAGCTGGAACGGAAGCTAGAGGTTCTTGAACTCAAAAATATGCTCAGGGGCGAAGATGATCATCGTGATGCGATATTGACCTTTAATCCGGGTGCCGGTGGTACTGAAAGCCAGGACTGGGCTGAGATGCTGTACCGCATGTATACCCGATGGGCCAAGAAAAACGAATTTGATATTTCAGTGATCGAATATCAGGATGGAGATGTTGCCGGGCTTAAAAGTGCTACTATAGAAGTTAGCGGCGAATACGCATATGGTTATTTAAAAGCCGAAAGTGGAGTACACCGGTTGGTACGTATTTCACCATTTGATAGTAATTCCAGGCGTCATACCTCTTTCTGTTCTGTATTTGTATCTCCGGTCATTGACGATACCATTGAAATTGATGTTGATGAGAGTGATGTGGAACTGCAACGTTTCCATGCCAGCGGGGCCGGGGGACAGAATGTTAATAAAGTTGAGACCGGCGTTCGCTTGATTTGGGAAGGTCAGCTTTCGGATGGAACGGAAGAACAGGTGGTGGCTGAATGTCAGCAAGAGCGTTCTCAGCATCAGAACCGTGAGAAAGCAATGGTATTGTTGCGATCCAAAATTTACGAGCTGGAAAAGCAGATCAAGGAGCGGGAAAAGCAGAAGCTCGAAGATTCCAAAAGCAAAATTGAGTGGGGGTCACAAATTCGGTCCTACGTCTTTCATCCCTATAATATGGTTAAAGATCATCGTACCGACCATGAAACTTCTAGTGTTGAAGATGTAATGGATGGGGAGATTGATGAATTTATCAATGAATACCTCCTTTCTATCTCAGCAACTGAAAAGACGGAATAA